The Candida orthopsilosis Co 90-125, chromosome 7 draft sequence genome has a window encoding:
- a CDS encoding RNA exonuclease: MVELSSNWKQLSSRIEKPTTNKPKSSKVKQKHVRNSVEKKKHLLCLKQRQVRSDGSINASPVEFALWNTLGSNEIKKENISTSANIITKSEKDKRKDLGKIVAMDCEFVGVGPEKVSALGRVTIVNFYGHIVMDKYVRPKRRVTDWRTWVSGISPWHMQFAIEFDDARAKVASILKNKILVGHALENDLEKLLLKHPKSLIRDTSSFLPFRKISSGRTPSLKNLTKHFLDLDIQTGEHNPIEDARATMLLYRLEKNQFEAFAKSIK; the protein is encoded by the coding sequence ATGGTGGAATTATCTCTGAACTGGAAGCAGCTCAGTTCCAGAATAGAAAAACCGACTACCAATAAGCcaaaaagttcaaaagTAAAACAAAAGCACGTAAGAAATTCtgttgagaaaaagaaacaccTTCTTTGTTTGAAACAAAGACAAGTCCGTCTGGATGGATCGATCAATGCAAGTCCCGTGGAGTTCGCTCTTTGGAATACATTAGGAAgtaatgaaatcaaaaaggaGAATATTTCGACATCTGCAAATATCATTACCAAGTCAGAAAAAgataaaagaaaagatcTTGGAAAGATTGTGGCTATGGATTGTGAGTTCGTAGGGGTGGGACCTGAAAAAGTTTCAGCACTCGGTAGGGTCAcaattgtcaatttttaTGGACATATAGTAATGGATAAGTATGTAAGACCTAAACGAAGGGTGACGGATTGGAGGACATGGGTATCAGGAATCTCACCTTGGCACATGCAGTTTGCTATAGAATTTGACGATGCAAGAGCCAAGGTTGCGTCCATTCTAAAAAACAAGATTCTAGTTGGACATGCGTTGGAAAACgatcttgaaaaattgcTCTTGAAACACCCAAAGTCGTTGATTAGAGATACCAGTTCATTTTTGCCTTTTAGGAAGATCTCTTCTGGTAGAACcccaagtttgaaaaacttaACCAAGCATTTCTTGGATTTAGATATTCAAACAGGAGAACATAACCCAATTGAAGATGCTAGAGCCACCATGTTGCTATACCGCTTGGAGaagaatcaatttgaagCCTTCGCAAAGCTGATAAAATAG